In Caldisericia bacterium, the following proteins share a genomic window:
- a CDS encoding ATP-binding protein, with the protein MKKSNLQKKLIREILISILISFILILSISSIYIRREFIKSYESNLIMIANSISEEVKNLVESNKIEEIDNFVKKIRTLKGFRITIIDKNGVVLGDSILDIETMENHKTRPEIIEALNGNIGKSIRFSTSTKEDMLYIAVPININNEIYISRVSLSLKELNNVIIMLIFEIALISIISLLIGFYIFYLYSKNLKESLELIKLKISKLLSGDYKEKIILREDEFKELGENINVLGERIENLLTQVELDRERLNSILTSTGEVIFVIDSQGKITFANKKFEEFFNEKNVLKKYYWEIIKDLDIINFIKEGLKNDSYEKLEFEKLNKFYLICKNSIEKTKEKVFSIFDITSIKKFEEIKRDFVKDASHELKTPITAIKGFIETIEDEIKSKNYLEIIKRNIDRMINIINDLLTLSKLEEKREFEIKKFDFKETIQYTLKIFENKIKEKNLQVIVDIKSDDTTIWGDEFKIEQALINLLDNAINYTDKGYIKITFSKDSENAIFEIEDSGIGIPKEHLNRIFERFYVVNKSRSRKTGGTGLGLSIVKHIISLHKGKIDVESELGKGSKFKITLPQNLTEN; encoded by the coding sequence TAGAGAAATTTTAATATCAATTTTAATTTCATTTATTTTAATTCTCTCAATATCATCAATTTATATAAGAAGAGAATTTATTAAGAGTTATGAATCTAATTTAATTATGATTGCTAATTCAATTTCAGAAGAGGTTAAAAATCTTGTTGAATCAAATAAAATTGAAGAAATAGATAATTTTGTAAAGAAAATTAGAACTCTTAAGGGTTTTAGAATAACAATTATTGATAAAAATGGAGTTGTTCTTGGAGATTCAATTTTGGATATTGAAACAATGGAGAATCATAAAACAAGACCAGAAATAATTGAAGCATTAAATGGGAATATAGGTAAATCTATTAGATTTTCAACTTCCACAAAAGAGGATATGCTTTATATTGCTGTTCCAATAAATATAAATAATGAAATTTATATCTCAAGAGTAAGTTTATCTTTAAAAGAATTAAATAATGTTATTATTATGCTTATTTTTGAAATTGCTTTAATATCAATTATTTCACTATTAATAGGTTTTTATATCTTTTATCTTTATTCAAAAAATTTAAAAGAATCTCTAGAACTTATTAAATTAAAAATTTCAAAACTTCTCTCAGGAGATTACAAAGAAAAGATTATTTTAAGAGAAGATGAGTTTAAAGAGTTAGGAGAAAATATAAATGTTCTTGGAGAAAGAATTGAAAATCTCTTAACTCAAGTTGAATTAGATAGAGAAAGATTAAATTCAATTCTTACTTCTACTGGTGAAGTTATATTTGTAATAGACTCTCAGGGTAAAATTACATTTGCAAATAAAAAATTTGAAGAATTTTTTAACGAAAAAAATGTTTTAAAAAAATATTATTGGGAAATAATAAAAGATTTAGATATTATTAATTTTATTAAAGAAGGCTTAAAAAATGACTCTTATGAAAAATTGGAGTTTGAAAAATTAAATAAATTTTATTTAATTTGTAAAAATTCAATTGAAAAAACAAAAGAGAAGGTATTTTCAATATTTGATATAACCTCTATTAAAAAATTTGAAGAAATAAAAAGAGATTTTGTAAAAGATGCATCACACGAGTTAAAAACACCTATTACGGCAATAAAAGGTTTTATAGAAACAATTGAGGATGAAATTAAAAGCAAAAATTATTTAGAAATAATAAAAAGAAATATTGATAGAATGATTAATATTATAAATGATCTTTTAACTCTATCAAAATTAGAGGAGAAAAGAGAGTTTGAAATAAAAAAATTTGATTTTAAAGAAACTATACAATACACTCTGAAAATATTTGAGAATAAAATTAAAGAAAAGAACCTTCAAGTTATAGTAGATATAAAATCAGATGATACAACAATTTGGGGAGATGAGTTTAAAATTGAACAAGCATTAATTAATTTATTAGATAATGCAATAAATTATACAGATAAAGGTTATATAAAAATAACTTTTTCAAAAGATAGTGAAAATGCAATATTTGAAATTGAAGATAGTGGAATTGGAATTCCTAAAGAACATTTGAATAGAATTTTTGAAAGATTTTATGTTGTTAATAAATCAAGATCAAGAAAAACTGGTGGAACTGGCCTTGGTCTTTCTATTGTTAAACATATAATTTCTCTTCATAAAGGTAAAATCGATGTTGAAAGCGAATTAGGTAAAGGAAGTAAATTTAAAATCACACTTCCTCAAAATTTAACAGAAAATTAA
- the pstS gene encoding phosphate ABC transporter substrate-binding protein PstS codes for MKKFLLSLIILGLVVSLLSFYGCKKEEKAQPVELLGAGATFPQPLYTKWFDVYNTKTQGLVKVNYQGIGSGGGIQQLIEKVVDFGATDAPMTDEEEKKAGAEIIHIPVALGAVVVTYNLPGNPKLKLTGDVIADIFMGKITKWNDPRITSLNPDIQLPNLDITVAHRSDGSGTTFVFSDYLSRVSETWKNEMGKGKSLNWKVGLGGKGNAGVAGIVQQTPGAIGYVEKIYAEQNGMPYAMVRNKSGKFVNPDLKAVSAAANVSIPKHTKVSIVDTDNPDGYPISSFTWIIVYKEQNYGGRDLNRAKALFNLLKWMNSEAQEYNEQLLYGKIPDAVKKINEENIKSITFGGKPIK; via the coding sequence ATGAAAAAGTTTCTTTTAAGCCTTATTATTTTAGGGCTAGTTGTTTCATTATTATCTTTTTATGGTTGTAAAAAAGAGGAAAAAGCACAACCAGTTGAACTTTTAGGTGCAGGAGCTACATTTCCGCAACCACTTTATACAAAATGGTTTGATGTTTATAACACTAAAACTCAAGGTTTAGTAAAAGTAAACTATCAAGGAATTGGATCTGGTGGTGGAATACAACAATTAATTGAAAAAGTTGTTGATTTTGGAGCAACTGATGCACCAATGACAGATGAGGAAGAAAAAAAGGCAGGGGCAGAAATAATTCATATACCAGTTGCTCTTGGAGCAGTTGTTGTTACTTATAATTTACCAGGAAACCCAAAATTAAAACTTACAGGAGATGTAATTGCAGATATATTTATGGGAAAAATTACAAAATGGAATGATCCAAGAATAACATCACTAAATCCAGATATTCAATTACCAAATTTAGATATAACAGTTGCTCATAGGTCAGATGGAAGTGGAACAACCTTTGTTTTTAGTGACTATCTTTCAAGGGTGAGTGAAACATGGAAAAATGAAATGGGAAAAGGCAAATCACTTAATTGGAAAGTTGGTTTAGGTGGTAAAGGAAATGCTGGTGTTGCAGGTATTGTACAACAAACACCAGGTGCAATAGGTTATGTAGAAAAAATTTATGCAGAACAAAATGGAATGCCTTATGCTATGGTTAGAAATAAATCTGGTAAATTTGTTAATCCAGATTTAAAAGCAGTTTCTGCTGCAGCAAATGTTTCAATTCCAAAACATACAAAAGTTTCAATAGTTGACACAGATAACCCAGATGGATATCCAATATCAAGTTTCACATGGATTATTGTTTATAAAGAGCAAAATTATGGTGGAAGAGATTTAAATAGAGCAAAAGCACTTTTTAATCTTTTAAAATGGATGAATAGTGAAGCACAAGAATACAATGAACAACTTTTATATGGAAAAATACCAGATGCTGTCAAAAAAATTAATGAAGAAAATATTAAAAGTATAACCTTTGGTGGAAAACCAATAAAGTAG
- the pstC gene encoding phosphate ABC transporter permease subunit PstC has product MKVDRVFKIVLFLGGILMIFLLSAIFLSLIFSSIPSLKEFGLKFLFTKEWDPVNLKFGAVPFIIGTLLTSFISLLITIPFSLSISIYLSEILKNKAISKLIQTLIELIAGIPSVVIGVWGLFILAPFIRNIQMKTGIQPIGVGIFTASLILSIMIIPYSASIGKEVLSLVPEEVKEGAISLGATQFEVIKGVLIPFSFKGIFGGFLLSFGRAFGETMAVTMVIGNANRIPTSIFSPGQTMASLIANEFTEATSTLHLSSLIEIGLILFLISIIINILGRIIIRKVSF; this is encoded by the coding sequence ATGAAGGTTGACAGGGTCTTTAAAATTGTCCTTTTTCTTGGTGGAATTTTAATGATTTTTCTTTTATCAGCGATTTTTCTTTCACTTATTTTCTCATCAATCCCATCATTAAAAGAATTTGGATTAAAATTTCTTTTTACAAAAGAGTGGGACCCTGTCAACCTAAAATTTGGAGCAGTTCCTTTTATAATTGGAACTCTTTTAACTTCTTTTATTTCTCTTTTAATTACAATACCATTTTCGCTTTCTATTTCAATTTATTTATCTGAGATTTTAAAAAATAAAGCAATTTCAAAATTAATTCAAACATTAATTGAGCTTATTGCTGGAATTCCTTCTGTTGTAATTGGTGTTTGGGGGCTATTTATTCTTGCACCATTCATAAGAAATATACAAATGAAAACTGGTATTCAACCAATAGGTGTAGGGATTTTTACTGCATCTTTGATTTTATCAATTATGATTATTCCATATTCAGCATCAATAGGAAAAGAGGTACTCTCTCTTGTTCCTGAAGAGGTAAAAGAAGGTGCAATTTCTCTTGGAGCAACACAATTTGAGGTTATTAAAGGAGTGCTTATTCCGTTTTCATTTAAAGGTATTTTTGGAGGCTTTCTCTTATCATTTGGAAGAGCATTTGGTGAAACAATGGCTGTAACGATGGTAATAGGAAATGCAAATAGAATTCCAACAAGCATATTTTCTCCTGGACAAACAATGGCGAGTTTAATTGCAAATGAATTTACAGAAGCAACTTCAACTTTACATCTCTCTTCTTTAATTGAAATAGGTTTAATTCTTTTCTTAATTTCAATTATTATTAATATTTTGGGAAGAATAATAATAAGAAAGGTTTCTTTCTAA